A genomic window from Flavobacterium johnsoniae includes:
- a CDS encoding DNA-binding protein, with protein sequence MMKKEKCLSYVMEMKELIELVLARLEKIDSKISQGKTLRPDYYRNEDLKKMFGLSNNTIIKYRQTGVLPYTKLGDIFLYDSDKIDMILKGNAS encoded by the coding sequence ATGATGAAGAAGGAAAAGTGTTTATCTTATGTAATGGAAATGAAGGAGTTGATAGAGCTTGTATTGGCAAGACTGGAAAAGATTGATTCAAAAATCAGCCAAGGAAAAACTTTGAGGCCTGATTATTACCGGAATGAAGATTTAAAAAAGATGTTCGGGCTGTCCAATAATACTATTATAAAATACAGGCAGACAGGAGTCTTGCCTTATACTAAACTTGGAGATATCTTTTTGTATGACTCAGATAAAATCGATATGATACTTAAGGGAAATGCTTCTTAA
- a CDS encoding helix-turn-helix domain-containing protein: MEKEQNSKFLISFGNNLHKFRTAKKLSYRKLAQMCNVDHSQISKTEKGQKSIQLKTIFDLARALDVHPKDFFDFDFELKKDE; this comes from the coding sequence ATGGAGAAGGAGCAAAATAGCAAATTTTTAATATCATTCGGTAACAATTTGCATAAGTTTAGAACAGCTAAAAAACTGAGCTATAGAAAGCTTGCTCAAATGTGTAATGTTGATCATAGTCAGATAAGTAAAACTGAAAAGGGCCAAAAAAGCATTCAGCTAAAGACGATTTTTGATTTGGCTAGAGCGTTAGATGTTCATCCAAAAGATTTTTTTGATTTTGACTTTGAATTAAAAAAAGATGAATGA
- a CDS encoding UPF0489 family protein, translating into METILFNGKKSSDEFELNLLCNEGKIYLMDNHLAASWCWLKKIDIKQQYNFLHIDRHYDLLDSQLDSWIEALQTQNINMVHLTIEELVGLRYEQKDMVKKKDFFPIFRWDSYITIFDRLYPGLLALNIFATQKNGDLIDEMEISEIDAWYLQDNLSYRVNKTDRKWIINLDIDYFFTSYDDNQYIQLYTDEFIIRIAQEIRKSMENVAVLTIALSPEMCGSWENSEKVAKLILQELDINWQI; encoded by the coding sequence ATGGAGACAATTCTATTTAATGGTAAAAAAAGTTCTGATGAATTTGAATTAAACTTATTATGCAACGAGGGGAAAATTTATTTAATGGATAATCATTTGGCTGCTAGCTGGTGTTGGTTAAAAAAAATAGATATAAAACAACAGTATAATTTTTTACATATTGATAGGCATTATGATTTATTAGATAGTCAACTTGACAGTTGGATAGAAGCTTTACAGACTCAAAATATTAATATGGTCCACCTAACAATTGAGGAACTTGTTGGATTAAGATATGAGCAAAAAGATATGGTCAAAAAAAAGGATTTTTTTCCCATCTTTCGCTGGGATAGTTACATTACAATATTTGATAGGCTTTATCCTGGCTTACTAGCTTTAAATATTTTCGCTACTCAAAAAAATGGAGATCTGATTGATGAAATGGAAATTTCTGAAATTGATGCTTGGTACTTACAAGATAATTTATCTTACAGGGTAAATAAAACTGATCGAAAGTGGATTATAAATCTAGATATAGATTATTTCTTTACAAGTTACGACGATAACCAATATATTCAATTATATACTGATGAGTTTATAATTAGAATTGCGCAGGAAATAAGAAAATCAATGGAAAATGTTGCGGTTCTGACAATAGCATTAAGCCCTGAAATGTGCGGTAGTTGGGAGAATTCCGAAAAAGTTGCAAAATTAATTTTGCAAGAGCTTGACATCAATTGGCAAATTTAG
- a CDS encoding alpha/beta hydrolase — protein sequence MSEKELRDELINYVVKSTQHVIMIDPETLMPSSGGSGLLLIYKERLFFVSVQHVTDKAGKQAALDTGIGDENGTNLYSLPALNFIDQFSVEGLDIGQPVLKKLKSLDICYTEIKDSIEIKQTLKKFGDTVVTADLKRMIYTDLDYEPTFEEGYCFHGRIRGELEDNTLNQIDKLVLGMKYDGKIGPFERFILEEEVVSELDYQGTSGAPIFSETGEPVALVAYGYIGEKYLYGFSMRELRKYLDIYILLDSINNPTAEEGAVELTHEELSKFEREKMETELGSLFHNFGNDFGITTHIKNIISTEYISYPVLYGTNRKYEIKNKKIAYKNKRDASLHTGICEISIPLSHRVGELERPDWFTSLFFNDSPEKYFTILTNELLDKDAFTEILAEKIGKSDQNDILLFIHGYNVDFKEAMYRTAQLGYDLNFKGGVTAFSWPSEATVTGYAADTDTAALSSNYLCDFIKILLETKDLKKIHIIAHSMGNVVLTNALVKLKNENLFPNTLINQIILAAPDIDKDIFISQLMPEINRNFGLTLYASDKDKALIASKRIRSGYIRLGEGGDNIVIAEGLDSIDASRVDTSLLGHGYFADTQTLLNDIHMTLLGIPPTNRILDSKSKIIEGTTKSYWVFRNS from the coding sequence ATGAGTGAAAAAGAATTACGCGACGAATTAATCAATTATGTTGTGAAATCAACACAACATGTTATTATGATTGACCCTGAAACGCTAATGCCTTCAAGCGGAGGTAGTGGCTTACTGCTAATTTATAAAGAAAGACTTTTTTTTGTTTCTGTCCAGCATGTCACTGATAAAGCAGGAAAACAGGCCGCTCTTGATACTGGTATTGGAGATGAAAATGGTACAAATCTGTATAGTTTGCCTGCATTAAATTTTATTGACCAATTCAGTGTAGAGGGACTCGATATTGGTCAGCCTGTATTGAAAAAATTGAAATCTTTAGATATCTGCTACACTGAGATAAAAGATTCCATTGAAATTAAGCAAACGTTGAAGAAATTTGGAGATACAGTTGTAACAGCTGACTTAAAAAGAATGATTTACACAGATCTGGATTACGAACCAACATTTGAAGAAGGATACTGCTTCCACGGCAGAATTAGGGGAGAATTAGAAGACAACACCCTGAACCAGATTGATAAACTAGTATTAGGAATGAAATATGATGGTAAAATTGGACCATTTGAAAGATTTATTCTAGAAGAAGAAGTTGTAAGTGAACTTGATTATCAGGGAACAAGCGGCGCACCAATATTTTCTGAAACTGGCGAACCTGTGGCATTAGTTGCTTATGGCTACATTGGAGAAAAATATTTGTATGGATTTTCTATGAGGGAACTCAGAAAGTATCTTGACATATACATACTTTTAGACTCAATTAATAATCCCACGGCAGAAGAAGGAGCAGTAGAACTAACCCATGAGGAGCTTTCAAAATTTGAACGCGAAAAAATGGAAACAGAGTTAGGATCATTATTCCATAATTTTGGTAATGATTTTGGAATTACTACTCATATCAAAAACATTATTAGTACTGAGTATATTTCATATCCTGTGTTATATGGAACTAACAGAAAATATGAAATTAAAAATAAAAAAATAGCATATAAGAATAAAAGAGATGCCAGTTTGCATACGGGAATTTGTGAGATAAGCATACCTCTTTCTCATCGAGTTGGCGAGTTAGAACGCCCTGACTGGTTTACAAGCCTTTTTTTTAATGATAGTCCTGAAAAGTATTTCACTATTCTTACAAATGAATTACTGGACAAGGATGCCTTTACTGAGATTCTCGCAGAAAAAATAGGTAAATCCGATCAGAATGATATTTTATTATTCATACATGGATATAATGTTGATTTTAAAGAAGCAATGTACCGCACAGCTCAGCTGGGTTATGATCTAAATTTTAAAGGCGGGGTAACTGCCTTTTCATGGCCTTCAGAGGCTACTGTTACGGGTTATGCTGCAGATACCGATACCGCTGCCCTTTCATCAAATTACTTGTGTGACTTTATTAAAATACTACTAGAAACTAAAGATTTAAAAAAAATACATATTATAGCTCATAGTATGGGCAATGTGGTATTAACTAATGCTTTGGTTAAATTGAAAAATGAAAACTTATTTCCTAACACTTTAATCAATCAAATTATACTTGCGGCGCCAGATATTGACAAAGACATCTTTATAAGTCAGTTAATGCCTGAGATAAATAGAAATTTTGGACTAACCCTTTATGCATCGGACAAAGATAAAGCATTGATTGCTTCAAAGAGAATTAGGAGTGGTTATATCAGACTTGGAGAGGGTGGAGACAACATTGTCATTGCAGAGGGTCTGGATTCAATAGATGCATCAAGGGTAGATACAAGTTTGTTAGGTCATGGCTATTTTGCAGATACACAAACCTTATTAAACGATATTCACATGACGCTTTTAGGTATACCACCGACAAACAGAATACTTGATTCAAAAAGTAAAATAATTGAGGGTACAACAAAATCGTATTGGGTTTTTAGAAATTCTTAA
- a CDS encoding PD-(D/E)XK nuclease family protein produces MEKQVDSRTLMMGKTLYIVIPYVKYEGKNGQKLSSMSKTFFEYLGIADMERIHSQILAWIFSSDCNALSESQKRDLVMNIFKLENVLEIKHILTESQRIDIIIETDSDLIVIENKLKSSQHSNQLERYVELFRKTHKVKPKFYFLTLIDEIVRDPNWKRISYTHIFNALQKIRLSENSHSVILTEYIAYLGKLSGLLIDFQNDSKKYDMVFLDGKKKKADKLNFLYKNEYERFIAENQLETILQKSFLTSLSLRIEKVNTFVTDTRGDALIDFHLKPNIYFGGKRFMTMIQLQNDVIKFAFLVADKYGSSRKDWIQGMIPKMLELSSENTFGYVKCNRPKTKAYISISKKLNRNYWHMNMDELVAFIEQEIDNGNRLTELLESKLN; encoded by the coding sequence ATGGAAAAGCAGGTGGATAGCCGAACCTTAATGATGGGAAAAACTTTGTATATAGTAATTCCCTACGTAAAATATGAGGGAAAGAATGGTCAAAAATTATCATCTATGAGTAAAACTTTTTTCGAATATCTAGGAATCGCAGACATGGAAAGAATCCATTCTCAAATTTTGGCGTGGATATTTTCATCAGACTGCAATGCTTTAAGCGAGAGTCAAAAACGCGATTTGGTCATGAATATTTTTAAGTTGGAAAATGTATTAGAAATCAAGCATATTTTGACAGAAAGCCAAAGAATAGATATTATTATAGAAACAGACAGCGATTTGATTGTTATAGAAAATAAATTAAAATCCTCGCAGCATTCCAATCAGCTTGAACGTTATGTTGAGCTGTTTAGAAAGACTCATAAAGTCAAACCAAAATTTTATTTTTTAACTCTAATTGATGAAATAGTAAGAGATCCTAATTGGAAAAGAATTTCATATACACACATATTTAATGCTTTGCAAAAAATAAGACTAAGCGAGAATTCCCATTCAGTAATACTTACAGAATATATTGCTTATCTTGGAAAATTATCTGGATTGCTGATAGACTTTCAAAACGACAGTAAAAAATACGATATGGTTTTTTTAGATGGAAAGAAAAAGAAAGCCGATAAATTAAATTTTCTTTATAAAAATGAATATGAGAGGTTTATTGCTGAAAATCAACTTGAAACAATACTGCAAAAAAGCTTCTTAACTTCCCTTTCGCTTCGAATTGAAAAGGTAAACACTTTCGTTACCGATACCAGAGGCGACGCCTTGATTGATTTTCATTTAAAACCTAACATTTACTTTGGCGGAAAAAGATTCATGACAATGATTCAGTTGCAGAATGATGTCATAAAGTTTGCTTTCCTAGTGGCCGATAAATATGGCAGCTCAAGAAAAGACTGGATTCAAGGCATGATCCCAAAAATGCTTGAATTAAGTTCAGAAAATACATTTGGGTATGTCAAATGCAATCGTCCCAAGACCAAGGCTTATATATCAATATCCAAGAAACTTAATCGAAATTATTGGCATATGAATATGGACGAATTGGTCGCTTTTATTGAGCAAGAAATTGATAATGGAAATAGATTAACAGAGCTACTGGAATCAAAACTTAATTAA
- a CDS encoding SusC/RagA family TonB-linked outer membrane protein: MLSFSSSFAKILEHSHTSFLHQHTVEGIVTDGTSPLPGVTVTIKNKINNVCITDFNGQYSLVVSSNDTLVVSFIGFKKALIPIQGRTKIDIKLQYDTTTLQEVKINAGYYSVKESERTGSIAKITAKDIDKQPVTNILSAMQGRMTGVTITQTTGIPGGGFDVQIRGTNSLRADGNQPLYIIDGVPYASNSISNNNISSIIIPSSNVSPLSSINPSDIESIEVLKDADATAIYGSRGANGVILINTKKGKEGKTRFTINTNTAVGNVTRYMNLMHTDQYLEMRKEAFANDGIIKYPAAAYDVNDTWDQSRYTDWQKELIGGTAQINDGQISINSGSAQTQFLLSGNYHNETTVFPGDYKYKRGGANFNLNHQSADNKFKINLSSSYSSQNNNLPATDFTREARSLPPNAPALYDTSGNLNWENGTFNNPLRSLEAVYKANTANLIANAILSYQIIPELEIKTSVGFSDLRYDEIRTSPSTIYNPSLGLGSESSSLFVNNSNRESWIIEPQLNWNKKIGHGKIELLAGATFQQQKTAHLVQEADGFASNSLIYDLASAIYLYVFTNQQTQYKYQAFFGRANFNWKDRYIVNLTGRRDGSSRFGPGNQFANFGAIGAAWLFSKEPLLENKILSFGKLRASYGTTGNDQIGDYNFLDTYSSAGNNYQGTVGLQPNRLYNPNFGWETNKKMEIALDLGFIQDRIFLTTAYYRNRSSNQLVGVPLPGTTGFNSILANLNATVENTGFELTIRTVNFEKQNFKWTTNLNLTVPKNNLIAFPQLENSTYVNQYVIGKSINIQKVYNYIGLNTQTGIYQFEDVNKDGKISSPDDRQTVKDFSPKYYGGLQNQFNLKRWQLDFLFQYVKQENWNSISMLGMPGGMSNKTEEVLNRWQNSGDTGPYQMYSSGTNSLVTTANNLYTNSNAAITDASYLRLKNISISYNLPENSLKNLKCRISLQGQNILTFTSYKGADPEFIVSGFLPPLKIYALGLQLIF, translated from the coding sequence TTGCTATCTTTTTCATCGTCATTCGCTAAAATTTTAGAGCATTCGCACACGTCATTTTTACACCAACATACTGTTGAAGGTATTGTAACTGACGGGACTTCTCCACTTCCTGGAGTTACAGTAACTATAAAAAACAAAATAAACAATGTCTGCATTACCGACTTTAACGGTCAATATTCACTTGTTGTATCATCAAATGATACGCTAGTTGTTTCCTTTATTGGATTTAAGAAGGCACTTATTCCTATTCAGGGACGTACCAAAATTGATATCAAACTCCAATACGACACCACTACGTTACAGGAAGTAAAAATCAATGCTGGCTATTATTCTGTGAAAGAAAGCGAACGTACTGGCAGTATAGCAAAAATCACCGCAAAGGACATCGATAAACAGCCTGTTACTAACATACTTTCTGCAATGCAAGGCCGCATGACAGGAGTTACAATTACCCAAACCACAGGAATACCAGGAGGTGGATTTGATGTGCAGATAAGAGGAACTAATAGTTTACGTGCTGATGGAAACCAGCCTCTTTACATAATCGACGGAGTTCCTTATGCGTCAAATTCTATATCCAATAATAATATCTCGTCGATTATTATTCCAAGTTCTAATGTGAGTCCCCTAAGTTCAATTAATCCTTCAGACATAGAAAGCATTGAAGTTCTAAAAGATGCAGATGCAACTGCAATTTACGGATCCCGTGGTGCTAATGGAGTTATATTAATAAATACAAAAAAGGGCAAGGAAGGAAAAACCAGATTCACAATCAATACAAACACAGCCGTAGGAAATGTAACTCGCTACATGAATTTAATGCATACGGATCAATACTTGGAAATGCGAAAAGAAGCATTTGCAAATGATGGAATTATAAAATATCCAGCAGCTGCCTATGATGTAAACGACACTTGGGATCAAAGTCGCTATACTGACTGGCAGAAAGAACTTATTGGAGGCACGGCTCAAATAAATGATGGTCAAATATCAATAAATAGCGGATCTGCTCAGACGCAATTTCTTCTTAGTGGTAATTACCATAATGAAACTACCGTTTTCCCTGGTGATTATAAGTATAAAAGAGGCGGAGCAAACTTTAATCTAAATCATCAATCAGCAGATAATAAGTTTAAGATAAATTTGTCTTCCTCATATTCTTCACAAAATAACAATTTACCTGCGACTGATTTTACAAGAGAAGCAAGATCGCTGCCTCCAAATGCTCCCGCCCTCTATGATACTTCTGGAAATCTAAACTGGGAGAACGGAACGTTTAATAATCCCTTACGTAGTCTTGAAGCGGTATACAAAGCCAATACAGCTAATCTTATTGCAAATGCAATTTTATCATACCAGATAATCCCAGAGCTGGAAATTAAAACAAGCGTAGGATTTAGTGATCTCCGTTATGATGAAATCAGAACTTCACCATCAACGATATATAATCCCTCACTTGGTCTGGGAAGCGAATCTTCATCATTATTTGTCAATAACAGCAACAGAGAATCGTGGATTATCGAACCCCAATTGAACTGGAATAAAAAAATTGGGCATGGTAAAATAGAACTTTTGGCTGGTGCTACTTTTCAACAGCAAAAAACGGCACACCTTGTACAAGAAGCAGATGGTTTTGCAAGCAACAGCTTAATTTATGACCTTGCTTCAGCCATATATCTTTATGTATTTACAAATCAGCAGACACAATATAAATATCAAGCATTTTTCGGCAGGGCAAACTTTAATTGGAAAGATCGTTATATTGTTAATCTTACAGGAAGAAGAGATGGCTCAAGCCGCTTTGGTCCGGGCAATCAATTTGCCAATTTTGGTGCCATTGGAGCAGCTTGGTTATTTTCAAAAGAACCATTGCTAGAAAATAAAATCTTAAGCTTTGGAAAATTGAGAGCAAGTTACGGAACTACTGGCAATGACCAAATCGGAGACTATAACTTCTTAGACACCTATAGTTCTGCAGGCAATAATTATCAAGGAACAGTCGGTCTGCAGCCCAATCGCTTATATAATCCAAATTTTGGATGGGAAACCAACAAAAAAATGGAAATAGCTTTAGACCTAGGTTTTATTCAAGATCGCATTTTTTTAACGACTGCCTATTACCGCAATCGTTCATCCAACCAATTAGTTGGAGTTCCGCTGCCCGGAACTACAGGATTCAATTCAATATTAGCAAACCTAAATGCGACGGTTGAAAATACAGGATTTGAACTGACTATTAGAACAGTTAATTTTGAGAAACAAAATTTCAAATGGACAACAAATCTTAATTTAACCGTTCCCAAAAATAATTTAATAGCGTTCCCTCAATTAGAAAACTCTACCTATGTTAATCAGTATGTAATTGGAAAATCCATCAATATTCAAAAGGTTTACAATTACATTGGCCTCAATACTCAAACGGGAATTTATCAATTTGAGGATGTCAATAAAGACGGAAAAATTTCATCCCCTGATGATAGACAAACGGTTAAAGACTTCAGTCCAAAATATTATGGCGGTCTGCAAAATCAATTCAACTTAAAAAGATGGCAGCTTGATTTTCTATTTCAATACGTTAAACAAGAAAACTGGAATTCAATAAGCATGTTAGGCATGCCTGGCGGTATGTCTAATAAAACTGAAGAAGTATTAAATCGTTGGCAGAATTCTGGAGATACTGGACCTTATCAAATGTACAGTTCAGGAACAAATTCGCTGGTAACAACAGCAAACAACTTATACACTAACAGTAATGCCGCTATAACTGACGCTTCATATCTTAGGCTTAAAAACATTTCAATATCCTATAATCTACCTGAAAACAGTCTAAAAAATTTAAAATGCCGTATTTCTCTTCAAGGCCAGAATATATTAACCTTCACCTCTTATAAAGGAGCTGATCCTGAGTTTATAGTATCTGGATTTTTACCTCCTCTTAAAATATATGCATTAGGATTACAGCTTATTTTCTAA
- a CDS encoding TIR domain-containing protein encodes MRNNFALFYSWQSDIRNNSIQGCIEKAIREVKKKYEKELNLEINIDRDTRNRTGSPAISATIFNKIDTADIFICDVTVVNKNWLNKILKHRVGPNPNVLIELGYAVNQIGWERVICVNDLRYSNPEELPFDIRGHRVTSFNSSEDKFKDKLKGQLLLAIKSIVENFEQIVKDQNEKNNKSHDLNLYHKFTKLCNEVTLLDSISLSVDSLFTSRYYFEKWDLLEEFYKISENIFIDESINESVAVFLEELDTFHSIVGQAFHLDYENSQYKEYLSLKMSDIELTEEQEFEFKHVQIYKAIKQPYRNESWQEADKRNLELQQKLFEQGEKVKSAYRDFVMIVKKKLL; translated from the coding sequence ATGAGAAATAATTTTGCACTATTTTATTCATGGCAATCGGATATAAGGAATAATTCCATACAAGGTTGCATTGAGAAAGCAATTAGAGAAGTAAAAAAAAAGTATGAAAAAGAGCTTAATTTAGAAATTAATATAGATCGTGATACACGAAATAGAACTGGTAGCCCAGCTATATCCGCTACTATTTTCAATAAAATAGATACAGCGGATATTTTTATTTGCGATGTCACAGTAGTCAATAAAAATTGGCTGAACAAAATTTTGAAACACCGAGTTGGACCAAATCCAAATGTTTTAATTGAATTAGGTTATGCAGTAAACCAAATTGGTTGGGAAAGAGTAATTTGTGTAAATGATCTACGATATTCAAATCCGGAGGAATTGCCTTTTGATATAAGAGGTCACAGAGTTACTTCATTTAATAGTTCAGAAGATAAATTTAAGGATAAGTTAAAGGGGCAATTATTACTGGCTATAAAGTCAATTGTTGAAAATTTTGAACAAATTGTAAAAGATCAAAACGAAAAAAACAACAAGTCTCACGATTTAAATTTATATCATAAATTTACCAAATTATGCAATGAAGTCACATTATTAGATAGTATTTCTCTTTCAGTCGATAGTCTGTTTACCAGTAGGTACTACTTCGAGAAATGGGATTTATTGGAGGAGTTTTACAAAATATCGGAGAATATTTTTATAGATGAATCTATAAATGAGTCTGTTGCAGTTTTTCTCGAAGAATTGGATACATTTCATTCCATTGTTGGGCAGGCTTTTCATTTGGATTATGAAAATAGTCAATACAAAGAATATTTATCATTGAAAATGAGTGATATTGAGTTGACAGAAGAACAGGAATTTGAATTTAAACATGTTCAAATTTATAAAGCAATAAAACAACCATACAGAAATGAAAGCTGGCAGGAGGCAGATAAAAGAAACCTTGAATTGCAACAGAAGCTTTTTGAACAAGGAGAAAAGGTAAAATCAGCATACAGAGATTTTGTTATGATTGTTAAAAAGAAGTTGTTATAA
- a CDS encoding trypsin-like serine peptidase yields the protein MLKRPLIILLIILAITWSYGQDTLPPKKMQEIMQLDNVKFRTNQDRQKKEEQENFFEESQKTEAFQKSVESLTKFESVIIEVETETEIYNSKRLYGPTQFDSRIEIAQLSPNNEEHINIRKISESVAMVIERKNLNKISENTYQLNITNTLGKQFNLCQGEAFSEQIVVGAGTAFIVAENKMMTASHVLRGPLKDYAVIFGYRVLNTFGTAESSISADDVYFLSEIIKNDPDLDITIFKTDRPIKRPILAYEKSSLLKKGNEIYMLGYPMGLPQKLAINANISDESNYQFFYTTLDSFQGNSGSPVFNLKSHKLIGVLVSGMIDYELRGDCYKSVICRQPYCLGEKVIRIELVLE from the coding sequence ATGCTAAAAAGACCTTTAATTATTTTATTGATAATCCTAGCAATCACTTGGTCTTATGGGCAGGATACCTTACCCCCCAAAAAAATGCAGGAAATTATGCAGCTTGATAATGTGAAATTCCGCACAAATCAGGATCGCCAGAAAAAAGAGGAACAGGAAAATTTTTTTGAGGAAAGTCAAAAAACAGAAGCATTTCAAAAAAGTGTAGAATCACTAACTAAGTTCGAATCTGTAATAATCGAGGTTGAAACAGAAACAGAAATTTATAATTCTAAAAGACTGTATGGCCCAACTCAGTTTGACAGCAGAATCGAAATAGCTCAATTGTCTCCTAATAATGAAGAACATATAAATATTCGTAAAATAAGTGAATCCGTTGCAATGGTTATCGAAAGAAAAAATTTGAATAAAATTTCAGAAAATACATATCAGTTAAACATAACGAATACTTTAGGAAAACAATTCAATTTATGTCAAGGCGAAGCGTTTTCCGAACAGATCGTTGTAGGAGCAGGAACTGCTTTCATTGTAGCAGAAAATAAAATGATGACCGCATCCCATGTATTACGAGGCCCTTTGAAAGACTATGCTGTAATTTTTGGATACAGGGTATTGAACACTTTTGGTACTGCCGAAAGTAGTATTTCTGCTGACGATGTATATTTCTTATCTGAAATAATCAAAAATGATCCTGATTTGGACATTACAATTTTTAAAACAGATCGTCCAATTAAAAGACCAATACTAGCCTACGAGAAATCCTCACTTTTAAAGAAGGGAAATGAAATTTATATGCTTGGTTATCCTATGGGACTACCACAAAAGCTGGCCATAAATGCCAATATATCTGATGAGTCGAACTATCAATTTTTTTACACCACACTTGATAGTTTTCAAGGCAATTCTGGATCACCTGTATTTAATTTAAAATCTCATAAACTAATTGGCGTACTTGTTTCGGGAATGATCGATTATGAACTTCGTGGCGATTGCTACAAATCGGTTATTTGCCGACAACCATACTGCTTGGGAGAAAAAGTCATACGTATCGAATTAGTGCTTGAGTGA
- a CDS encoding AAA family ATPase, which translates to MPRDEFSIEVKRRLAQRAGYLCSICSNITVGPSDETHTSVNLIGVAAHISAASEGPGSRRYDSVLTSKERSSIDNGIWLCNTHADLIDGDETTYTTSYLKFIKETHEQKIKFRLSGISVDKGVITKIELSNFGQITSPVVLEFTDRNIIYGNNGVGKTLILELIASLSDKSYLERWTDDREVKANSFCNVYYFKNQLDKFSLAIDNKDRVLYSFNDTEIPFLVPTMTILFISESYWDYLRSLTEDEKEDKSLVKLLSSYFRLSEDEFVNVIGGIMRDKKFFFNDINFNEQKDDLIVKVSDKLHSPAFSFRALSGGEQDRVLLEITLKIAYYHAKFNSTILLIENTSFGTLDSRGINSLFDILRNEQPNFQFFFTTIPNTDYDVEGFKVYELFVTDKKNVAVQVKKNMQD; encoded by the coding sequence ATGCCAAGAGACGAATTTTCAATAGAAGTTAAAAGGCGACTTGCACAAAGAGCAGGCTACTTATGTTCAATTTGCAGCAACATTACTGTTGGGCCTTCCGATGAAACCCACACTTCAGTGAATTTGATAGGAGTGGCAGCACATATAAGTGCAGCATCAGAGGGACCTGGCAGTAGGCGATATGACAGTGTTTTAACTTCTAAAGAACGAAGCAGTATTGACAACGGAATCTGGTTATGCAATACACATGCGGATTTAATTGATGGTGACGAAACAACATACACGACATCATACTTAAAATTTATCAAAGAAACGCATGAACAGAAAATTAAATTCAGACTATCAGGTATTAGTGTTGATAAGGGAGTGATTACTAAAATTGAACTTTCTAATTTTGGTCAAATAACAAGCCCTGTTGTATTGGAATTTACAGACAGAAATATAATATATGGCAATAATGGAGTTGGTAAGACACTCATTTTGGAATTAATTGCCTCACTTTCCGATAAATCATATTTAGAGAGATGGACTGATGACAGGGAAGTTAAAGCCAACTCTTTTTGTAATGTTTATTATTTCAAAAACCAACTTGATAAATTTTCCCTAGCAATAGACAATAAGGATAGAGTTTTGTATTCATTCAACGATACAGAAATTCCTTTTCTTGTGCCAACAATGACCATTTTATTCATTAGTGAAAGCTATTGGGACTATTTGAGAAGTCTTACAGAAGATGAAAAAGAAGATAAAAGCCTTGTAAAACTACTGTCCTCATACTTTAGATTATCCGAAGATGAGTTTGTGAATGTAATTGGAGGTATAATGAGGGATAAAAAGTTTTTCTTTAACGATATTAATTTTAATGAACAAAAGGACGATTTAATTGTTAAGGTCTCTGACAAATTACATAGTCCCGCTTTTTCATTTAGGGCATTATCAGGTGGAGAGCAAGACAGAGTTTTACTGGAAATAACATTAAAAATTGCCTATTATCATGCAAAATTCAATTCGACGATTTTGCTAATCGAAAACACAAGTTTTGGTACTCTTGACTCTAGGGGGATTAATAGTTTATTTGACATACTGCGAAATGAACAACCAAATTTTCAATTTTTCTTTACAACAATCCCAAATACAGATTATGATGTAGAGGGTTTTAAAGTTTATGAGTTGTTTGTGACCGATAAAAAAAATGTTGCTGTCCAGGTAAAGAAAAACATGCAAGACTAA